Proteins found in one Pseudomonas marvdashtae genomic segment:
- a CDS encoding SDR family oxidoreductase, with protein sequence MNSARNALIIGASRGLGLGLVKTLASDGWNVTATVRNPQNAQALEALGAVRIEKLDMDDQQAVIALSQRLKGQTFDLLFINAGVKGPANQNPGGATLAEVGQLFFTNAVAPINLAQRFVGQIREGSGVLAFMSSVLGSVTMPDAPELALYKASKAALNSMTNSFVSQLGEQTLTVLSLHPGWVKTDMGGEGADLDVETSTRGLIDQVNAYAGKGGHHFVNYKGETIPW encoded by the coding sequence ATGAATTCGGCAAGAAACGCATTGATCATCGGCGCCTCCAGAGGCTTGGGCCTTGGTCTGGTCAAGACGCTCGCCAGCGACGGCTGGAACGTGACCGCCACCGTGCGCAACCCGCAGAACGCGCAGGCTTTGGAAGCGCTGGGCGCGGTGCGGATCGAAAAGCTCGACATGGATGACCAGCAAGCCGTCATTGCCTTGAGCCAGCGGCTCAAGGGTCAGACCTTTGACTTGTTGTTCATCAATGCCGGCGTCAAGGGCCCCGCCAACCAGAACCCGGGGGGCGCGACGCTGGCCGAGGTCGGCCAATTGTTTTTCACCAACGCCGTGGCGCCGATCAACCTGGCCCAGCGTTTCGTCGGGCAGATCCGCGAAGGCAGCGGTGTACTGGCCTTCATGAGTTCGGTGCTGGGTAGCGTGACGATGCCCGATGCGCCAGAACTGGCGCTGTACAAAGCAAGCAAGGCCGCGCTCAACTCCATGACTAACAGTTTTGTCAGCCAATTGGGTGAACAGACACTGACCGTGCTGTCGCTGCACCCGGGTTGGGTAAAGACCGACATGGGCGGTGAAGGCGCCGACCTGGACGTGGAGACCAGTACCCGTGGGCTGATCGACCAGGTCAATGCCTATGCCGGCAAGGGCGGCCACCACTTCGTCAACTACAAGGGCGAAACGATTCCCTGGTAA
- a CDS encoding MerR family transcriptional regulator, which produces MRIGELAQACAVSRDTLRFYEQRGLIAAQRTANGYRDYPADMVQLVLYIKTAQRLGFTLGEIGNSVAALWHAPDPDVAVTQLLQDKLNLIETRMTELDALRHELKQRLGHRCPLNP; this is translated from the coding sequence ATGCGTATCGGTGAACTGGCCCAGGCCTGTGCGGTCAGCCGCGACACGCTGCGCTTTTACGAGCAGCGAGGCCTGATCGCGGCGCAACGCACCGCCAACGGCTATCGCGACTACCCCGCCGACATGGTGCAACTGGTGCTCTATATCAAGACGGCCCAGCGGCTGGGCTTTACCCTTGGCGAAATCGGCAACAGTGTCGCCGCCCTGTGGCACGCCCCGGATCCCGACGTCGCCGTGACGCAATTACTCCAAGACAAGCTGAACCTGATCGAAACCCGCATGACCGAACTCGACGCGCTGCGTCACGAGCTGAAACAACGGCTCGGGCACCGTTGTCCATTAAATCCGTGA
- a CDS encoding IMPACT family protein, protein MPYTLAGFCEYREEIRKSRFITFAAPITSPAEAQAFIEQHSDLDATHNCWAWKLGDQYRSNDDGEPGGTAGRPILAAIQAQDCDQVVVLVVRWYGGIQLGTGGLARAYGGGANKCLQNANKVELISRVALHCMCSFAELALVKLRIAECGGLVQTEEFTANGVKLQLAVGEQHIENLQARLADLSRGQIVLECQEAP, encoded by the coding sequence ATGCCTTATACCCTCGCCGGCTTTTGCGAATACCGAGAAGAGATCCGCAAGAGCCGATTCATTACCTTCGCGGCCCCCATCACCAGCCCCGCCGAGGCCCAGGCCTTTATCGAACAGCACAGCGACCTTGATGCCACGCATAACTGCTGGGCTTGGAAACTGGGTGACCAGTACCGCAGCAACGACGACGGCGAGCCGGGCGGCACCGCCGGGCGCCCTATCCTGGCCGCCATCCAGGCCCAGGACTGCGACCAGGTCGTGGTGCTGGTCGTTCGCTGGTACGGCGGAATCCAGTTGGGCACCGGCGGCTTGGCTCGCGCATACGGCGGCGGTGCCAACAAATGCCTGCAAAACGCCAACAAAGTTGAATTAATCAGCCGCGTGGCGCTGCACTGTATGTGCAGTTTCGCCGAGCTGGCCTTGGTGAAACTGCGAATTGCCGAATGCGGTGGCCTGGTCCAGACCGAGGAGTTCACAGCCAACGGCGTGAAACTCCAATTGGCAGTGGGTGAACAGCACATTGAAAACCTTCAAGCGCGTCTCGCCGATCTGAGTCGCGGACAGATAGTGCTCGAATGCCAAGAAGCCCCATAA
- a CDS encoding TetR/AcrR family transcriptional regulator codes for MTFEVPAHGGKPTGRIRQKNEETILRAAEDEFARHGFKGTSMNTIAVKAGLPKANLHYYFTNKLGLYVAVLSNIIQLWDSTFNSLTAEDDPAQALTRYIRAKMEFSRQHPQASRIFAMEVISGGECLSEYFNQDYRAWFKGRAAVFQAWIDAGKMDPVDPVHLIFLLWGSTQHYADFATQICRVTGRSKLTKQDMIDAGDNLIRIILKGCGLTPDL; via the coding sequence ATGACCTTTGAAGTTCCCGCCCATGGTGGCAAGCCTACCGGCCGCATTCGTCAAAAGAATGAAGAGACTATCCTCAGGGCCGCCGAGGATGAGTTCGCCCGGCACGGTTTCAAGGGCACCAGCATGAACACCATCGCCGTGAAAGCCGGATTGCCCAAGGCGAACCTGCATTACTATTTCACCAACAAGCTCGGGCTCTACGTGGCGGTGCTGAGCAACATCATTCAGTTGTGGGACAGCACGTTCAACTCTCTGACGGCCGAGGATGATCCGGCGCAAGCGTTGACCCGCTATATCCGCGCCAAGATGGAGTTTTCCCGGCAGCATCCCCAGGCGTCGAGGATCTTTGCCATGGAGGTGATCAGCGGCGGCGAATGCCTGAGCGAATATTTCAACCAGGACTATCGCGCTTGGTTCAAAGGCCGCGCAGCCGTGTTCCAGGCATGGATCGATGCGGGAAAAATGGATCCGGTCGATCCGGTGCACCTTATCTTCCTGCTGTGGGGCAGCACCCAGCATTACGCCGATTTCGCCACGCAGATCTGCCGCGTGACGGGACGCAGCAAGTTGACCAAGCAAGACATGATCGATGCCGGCGACAACTTGATCCGCATCATCCTCAAAGGCTGCGGCCTGACACCAGACCTCTAG
- a CDS encoding LysR family transcriptional regulator has protein sequence MSVRRSDPLAQVSDFDIRLLRIFRSVVECGGFSAAETVLGIGRSAISQQMNDLEQRLGLRLCQRGRAGFSLTEEGREVYQSALQLLSALESFRTEVNGLHQHLRGELTIGLTDNLVTLPHMRITHALAQLKERGPEVQIQIRMIAPNEVEQGVLDGRLHVGVVPQASALSGLEYQPLYSERSLLYCAVGHPLFYVDDQQLEDARLDSQDAIAPTFRLPTEIQAHYQALNCTASASDREGMAFLILTGRYIGYLPDHYANLWVQQGRLRALKPLARFYDLSLASVTRKGRRPHLVLESFLESLAATR, from the coding sequence ATGAGCGTCCGTCGTTCCGATCCCCTGGCCCAAGTCAGCGACTTCGACATCCGCTTGCTGCGCATTTTCCGAAGCGTGGTGGAGTGCGGGGGATTCTCTGCCGCCGAGACGGTGCTCGGGATCGGCCGCTCAGCCATAAGCCAGCAGATGAATGATCTGGAACAGCGCCTCGGCCTGCGCCTGTGCCAGCGCGGGCGAGCGGGGTTTTCCCTGACGGAAGAAGGCCGCGAAGTCTATCAATCAGCCCTGCAGTTATTGAGCGCGCTGGAAAGCTTTCGTACCGAGGTCAACGGTCTTCACCAGCACCTGCGCGGTGAACTGACCATAGGGCTGACGGACAACCTCGTCACGCTGCCTCATATGCGCATCACTCATGCCTTGGCCCAGTTGAAGGAGCGCGGTCCAGAAGTGCAAATCCAGATCCGCATGATCGCGCCCAACGAAGTCGAGCAAGGTGTGCTAGACGGTCGCCTGCATGTCGGCGTAGTCCCCCAGGCCAGCGCTCTTTCCGGCCTCGAATATCAACCGCTCTACAGCGAACGCTCGCTGCTGTACTGCGCGGTGGGACATCCGCTGTTTTATGTCGATGACCAGCAGCTCGAAGATGCGCGTCTCGACAGCCAGGACGCCATCGCCCCGACCTTCCGCCTGCCCACCGAAATCCAGGCTCATTACCAGGCGCTCAATTGCACCGCCAGCGCCTCGGATCGCGAAGGCATGGCGTTCCTGATTCTCACCGGGCGCTATATCGGTTACCTGCCGGATCACTACGCCAATCTTTGGGTCCAGCAAGGCCGGCTGCGAGCACTCAAACCCTTGGCGCGCTTCTACGATCTGAGCCTGGCATCGGTCACGCGCAAGGGTCGTCGCCCGCACCTGGTATTGGAAAGCTTCCTCGAAAGCCTGGCGGCAACCCGCTGA
- a CDS encoding aspartate aminotransferase family protein — protein sequence MNMPEHAPGSLASQLKLDAHWMPYTANRNFQRDPRLIVAAEGSWLTDDKGRNVYDSLSGLWTCGAGHTRKEIQEAVAKQLGTLDYSPGFQYGHPLSFQLAEKITSLTPGNLNHVFFTDSGSECADTAVKMVRAYWRLKGQATKTKMIGRARGYHGVNIAGTSLGGVSGNRKLFGQAMMDVDHLPHTLLVSNAYSRGMPKEGGIALADELLKLIELHDASNIAAVFVEPMAGSAGVLVPPEGYLKRLRDICDQHNILLVFDEVITGFGRTGSMFGADSFGVVPDLMCIAKQVTNGAIPMGAVIASSEIYQTFMSQATPEYAVEFPHGYTYSAHPVACAAGLAALDLLQKENLVQSVAEVAPHFENALHGLRGSKNVIDIRNYGLAGAIQIAPRDGDAIVRPFEAGMALWKAGFYVRFGGDTLQFGPTFNSKLQDLDRLFDAVGEVLNKID from the coding sequence ATGAACATGCCCGAACACGCTCCCGGTTCCCTGGCCAGCCAGCTCAAGCTGGATGCCCACTGGATGCCCTACACGGCGAATCGCAACTTCCAACGCGACCCTCGGCTGATCGTTGCCGCCGAAGGCAGTTGGTTGACCGATGACAAGGGCCGCAACGTCTATGATTCGCTGTCAGGCCTGTGGACGTGTGGCGCCGGGCACACCCGCAAGGAAATCCAGGAAGCGGTCGCCAAGCAACTGGGTACGCTCGATTACTCACCGGGCTTCCAATACGGGCATCCGCTGTCGTTCCAGTTGGCGGAAAAAATCACCAGCCTGACCCCAGGCAATCTTAACCATGTGTTCTTCACCGACTCCGGTTCCGAGTGCGCCGATACCGCGGTGAAGATGGTCCGCGCCTATTGGCGCCTCAAGGGACAGGCGACCAAGACCAAGATGATCGGTCGCGCCCGTGGGTATCACGGCGTGAACATCGCCGGCACCAGCCTTGGCGGCGTCAGTGGCAATCGCAAGTTGTTCGGCCAGGCCATGATGGACGTCGATCATTTGCCCCACACTTTGCTCGTCAGCAATGCCTATTCGCGGGGCATGCCCAAGGAAGGCGGTATTGCTTTGGCCGATGAGTTGTTGAAGTTGATCGAACTGCACGACGCTTCCAATATCGCTGCGGTATTTGTCGAGCCGATGGCCGGGTCTGCCGGTGTATTGGTGCCGCCGGAGGGATATCTGAAACGCCTGCGCGACATCTGTGATCAGCACAACATCCTGCTGGTGTTTGACGAGGTCATTACCGGTTTTGGTCGTACCGGCTCGATGTTCGGCGCTGATAGCTTTGGCGTGGTTCCAGACCTGATGTGCATCGCCAAGCAAGTCACCAATGGCGCGATCCCCATGGGTGCGGTAATTGCCAGCTCCGAGATCTACCAGACCTTCATGAGCCAGGCGACACCTGAGTACGCCGTCGAGTTTCCCCATGGCTATACCTACTCGGCGCACCCAGTGGCGTGCGCGGCAGGATTGGCGGCACTGGACCTGTTGCAGAAAGAAAACCTGGTGCAAAGCGTGGCCGAGGTCGCGCCACATTTCGAGAACGCCTTGCATGGTTTGAGGGGTTCGAAGAACGTCATCGATATTCGCAACTATGGCTTGGCCGGTGCGATCCAGATTGCTCCGCGCGACGGTGATGCCATCGTACGCCCGTTCGAGGCGGGCATGGCGCTGTGGAAAGCCGGTTTCTATGTGCGTTTCGGCGGCGACACCCTGCAGTTCGGTCCGACGTTCAACAGCAAGCTGCAGGATCTTGATCGTCTGTTCGATGCGGTCGGTGAAGTGTTGAACAAAATCGACTGA
- a CDS encoding CoA-acylating methylmalonate-semialdehyde dehydrogenase encodes MSLIPHLINGELSSDSARTADVFNPSTGQAIHKVPLADRATVQQAIDAAKAAFPAWRNTPAAKRAQVMFRFKQLLEQNESRIAQLISEEHGKTLEDAAGELKRGIENVEFACSAPEILKGEYSRNVGPNIDAWSDFQPLGVVAGITPFNFPAMVPLWMYPLAIVCGNCFILKPSERDPSSTLLIAQLLLEAGLPKGVLSVIHGDKAAVDALIEAPEVKALSFVGSTPIAEYIYAEGTRRGKRVQALGGAKNHAVLMPDADLDNAVSALMGAAYGSCGERCMAISVAVCVGDQVADALVAKLVPQIRALKIGAGTSCGLDMGPLVTGQHRDKVSSYIEDGVAAGASLVVDGRGLSVSGYEEGFFLGGCLFDRVTPEMRIYKEEIFGPVLCVVRVNSLEEAMQLINDHEYGNGTCIFTRDGEAARLFCDEVEVGMVGVNVPLPVPVAYHSFGGWKRSLFGDLHAYGPDGVRFYTRRKAITQRWPQRASHEASQFAFPSL; translated from the coding sequence ATGAGCCTCATCCCGCATTTGATCAATGGCGAACTGTCGAGCGATAGCGCGCGCACCGCCGACGTGTTCAACCCATCCACTGGCCAGGCTATCCATAAGGTGCCGCTGGCGGATCGCGCAACGGTCCAGCAGGCCATTGATGCCGCCAAGGCGGCTTTCCCCGCGTGGCGCAACACGCCGGCGGCCAAGCGTGCCCAAGTAATGTTTCGCTTCAAGCAGTTGCTGGAGCAGAACGAGTCGCGCATCGCCCAACTGATCAGCGAAGAGCATGGCAAGACCTTGGAGGACGCCGCTGGTGAACTCAAGCGCGGTATTGAAAACGTCGAGTTCGCCTGTTCGGCGCCGGAAATCCTGAAGGGTGAATACAGCCGCAACGTAGGACCGAACATCGATGCTTGGTCAGACTTTCAGCCTTTAGGAGTTGTGGCGGGTATCACTCCGTTCAACTTTCCAGCGATGGTGCCACTGTGGATGTATCCGCTGGCGATCGTCTGCGGCAATTGCTTCATTCTCAAGCCGTCGGAGCGCGACCCGAGTTCCACCCTGTTAATCGCCCAGCTGTTGCTGGAAGCGGGATTGCCCAAAGGTGTGCTGAGCGTAATCCATGGCGACAAGGCGGCAGTGGATGCGTTGATCGAGGCGCCAGAGGTGAAGGCGCTGAGTTTTGTCGGCTCGACGCCGATTGCCGAGTACATCTATGCCGAAGGTACCCGACGCGGTAAGCGCGTCCAGGCGCTGGGCGGTGCCAAGAACCATGCGGTGCTGATGCCGGATGCAGATTTGGATAATGCCGTCAGCGCACTGATGGGCGCGGCATACGGTTCGTGCGGTGAACGTTGCATGGCGATTTCGGTGGCGGTGTGTGTCGGTGACCAGGTGGCGGATGCACTGGTGGCCAAGTTGGTGCCGCAAATCAGGGCGTTGAAGATCGGCGCCGGGACGTCTTGCGGGTTGGACATGGGGCCGCTTGTGACCGGTCAACACCGCGACAAAGTCAGTAGCTATATAGAAGACGGTGTGGCGGCGGGGGCTTCACTGGTCGTCGATGGCCGTGGCTTGAGTGTGAGCGGTTACGAAGAGGGCTTTTTCCTCGGGGGCTGTCTGTTTGATCGCGTTACGCCTGAAATGCGCATCTATAAAGAAGAGATCTTCGGGCCGGTTTTGTGCGTCGTCCGGGTCAACAGCCTGGAAGAGGCGATGCAACTGATCAACGATCACGAGTATGGCAACGGCACGTGCATCTTTACCCGGGATGGTGAAGCAGCGCGGTTGTTCTGCGATGAGGTTGAAGTAGGGATGGTCGGCGTTAACGTTCCATTGCCGGTTCCTGTCGCCTATCACAGCTTTGGTGGTTGGAAGCGTTCGCTGTTCGGCGACTTGCATGCCTACGGTCCGGACGGAGTGCGTTTCTATACTCGCCGCAAGGCCATTACCCAGCGCTGGCCACAGCGCGCCAGTCACGAGGCTTCGCAGTTTGCTTTCCCTAGTTTGTAA
- the recC gene encoding exodeoxyribonuclease V subunit gamma, with product MPDATSLTPAFMVVHGNRLDELRSLVISLMRRYPLRPLENEIALVQSNGIAQWLKLALAEDPQDDDTGGCGIAAAIDVQLPGSFMWQLYRMVLGRDEIPAKSLLDKAPLTWRLMRLLPQLIEQPHFEPLRRFLTHDTDLRKRYQLSERLADLFDQYQVYRADWLEDWAQGRHQTRSVRGEAKLLAPANCWQAELWRALLLDVGEKGMAQSRAGVHQRYIERINGLDVAPQGLPARVIVFGISSLPAQALEALAGLSRFSQVLLCVHNPCRHHWADIVADKDLLRHQYKRQARKTGMPEILDPQTLHQHAHPLLAAWGKQGRDYINLLDSYDDPNTYRSVFREGRIDLFSESDPTTLLSQLQDDILELRPLDETREHWPAVDTERDGSIRFHIAHSAQREVEILHDQLLAHFSKDPTLRPRDIIVMVPDIDSYAPHIRAVFGQLDRTDPRFIPFTLTDQGQRGRDPLLIAVEHLLKLPDSRFPVSEILDLLDVPALRERFGIDEADLPTLHRWIEGAGIRWGMSAEHRAGLGLPAELEQNSWRFGLRRMLLGYAVGTSQAYEDIEPYDEIGGLDAALIGPLVALLDALEVAHQELSQPASPQDWGARLHDLMQLFFLASNEHDDYLLAQLEDLRETWLETCDSVGLDDELPLTVVREAWLAGLDQGRLSQRFLAGAVNFCTLMPMRAIPFKLVCLLGMNDGDYPRAQPPLDFDLMGSDYRPGDRSRREDDRYLLLEALLSAREKLYISWVGRSIRDNSERPASVLIGQLRDHLASGWRLPDGNSDGELLEALTQEHPLQPFSARYFYQGDDLFSYASEWRALHHSHDQVATPPMLAPYVQEEPLALGQLQDFLRNPVRHFFSQRLKVFFETFEAPLANDEPFVLDALQRYSLSDSLLEAALVRLDQPDLALEAHARRLQNSGLLPMAGFGECMQRELVEPLPDLLQRYQQLLALWPTPLTSALPVSLQLNDVSVEGWLSGLHQRSDGEVLAITAIPNSIGSTKTRKWHRLIRPWVNHLVACASGLSMTTALVASDDSLLLEPFEEPVARKLLGDLLQAWQSGMRQPLPIAVKTAFAWLGQGDLDKAEAAARKAYEGDGLTFEGERRESPALARQYADFDALVADETFPDWCDALYRPLIEAPWRSLTAEEGRP from the coding sequence ATGCCAGACGCGACGTCCCTCACCCCTGCTTTCATGGTGGTCCATGGGAATCGCCTCGATGAGCTGCGCAGCCTGGTAATCAGCCTGATGCGGCGTTATCCGCTGAGGCCTCTTGAGAATGAAATCGCGCTGGTACAAAGCAACGGCATTGCCCAATGGCTGAAGTTGGCACTGGCAGAAGATCCCCAGGACGATGACACGGGCGGTTGCGGTATTGCGGCTGCCATTGATGTGCAGTTGCCCGGCAGCTTTATGTGGCAGCTCTATCGGATGGTACTTGGCCGTGACGAAATTCCGGCCAAGTCGCTGCTGGACAAGGCTCCGCTCACGTGGAGGCTGATGCGCCTCCTTCCGCAATTGATCGAACAGCCCCATTTCGAACCCCTGCGACGTTTTCTTACCCATGACACGGATTTGCGCAAGCGATACCAACTGTCTGAGCGCCTGGCCGATCTGTTCGATCAATATCAGGTGTACCGGGCCGACTGGCTTGAAGACTGGGCGCAGGGACGACATCAGACGCGAAGCGTCCGTGGTGAAGCCAAGCTGCTTGCTCCGGCAAATTGTTGGCAAGCGGAGTTGTGGCGGGCCTTGTTGCTGGATGTGGGTGAGAAGGGCATGGCTCAAAGCCGAGCAGGGGTCCATCAACGCTATATCGAGCGAATCAATGGCCTGGATGTCGCTCCCCAAGGTCTGCCTGCGCGGGTAATAGTCTTCGGCATCTCCTCGTTGCCAGCACAAGCTCTCGAGGCTCTCGCCGGTCTGTCACGATTCAGCCAGGTTCTGTTGTGTGTTCACAACCCGTGCCGCCACCATTGGGCTGACATCGTGGCCGACAAGGATTTGCTTCGCCATCAATACAAGCGGCAGGCGCGCAAGACCGGCATGCCAGAAATCCTCGACCCGCAAACTTTGCATCAGCACGCTCATCCGCTTTTGGCGGCCTGGGGGAAGCAAGGGCGTGACTACATCAACCTCCTCGACAGTTATGACGATCCAAACACCTATCGTTCGGTATTTCGCGAGGGACGGATCGATTTGTTCAGCGAGAGTGATCCCACGACCCTTCTCAGCCAGCTGCAGGATGACATCCTCGAATTGCGTCCCTTGGACGAAACCCGGGAGCACTGGCCAGCGGTCGATACCGAGCGAGACGGATCGATCCGTTTTCATATTGCCCACAGCGCCCAGCGCGAAGTTGAAATCCTTCATGATCAGTTGCTCGCCCATTTCAGCAAGGACCCGACCCTGCGCCCACGGGATATCATCGTCATGGTCCCGGACATCGACAGTTATGCGCCGCATATCCGGGCAGTATTCGGTCAGCTCGACAGGACCGACCCTCGTTTCATTCCATTCACGCTGACCGACCAGGGCCAGCGTGGACGCGACCCGCTGTTGATCGCCGTCGAGCATTTGCTCAAGCTGCCTGATAGTCGCTTCCCGGTCAGCGAAATCCTTGATTTGCTGGATGTCCCGGCATTGCGCGAGCGGTTCGGCATTGACGAGGCTGACTTGCCGACACTGCACCGCTGGATCGAGGGAGCCGGCATCCGCTGGGGAATGAGCGCCGAGCATCGTGCCGGGTTGGGGTTGCCTGCGGAGCTTGAACAGAACAGCTGGCGTTTTGGCCTGCGTCGCATGTTGCTGGGATACGCGGTCGGCACCTCGCAGGCTTACGAGGACATTGAGCCCTATGACGAAATCGGCGGCCTTGACGCCGCATTGATCGGTCCGCTGGTTGCTCTGCTGGACGCGCTTGAGGTCGCCCATCAAGAGCTTAGCCAACCGGCGTCACCCCAGGATTGGGGCGCGCGTCTGCATGATTTAATGCAGTTGTTCTTCTTGGCGAGCAACGAACATGACGACTACTTGCTGGCCCAACTGGAGGACCTGCGTGAAACCTGGCTGGAAACCTGCGATTCGGTTGGACTGGATGACGAGCTGCCTTTGACGGTCGTGAGAGAAGCCTGGCTGGCCGGGCTGGATCAGGGGCGATTGTCCCAGCGCTTCCTCGCCGGGGCGGTCAATTTCTGTACCTTGATGCCGATGCGCGCCATCCCCTTCAAGCTGGTCTGCCTGTTGGGAATGAACGACGGTGATTACCCGCGAGCGCAACCGCCGTTGGACTTCGACCTCATGGGTAGCGACTACCGACCTGGCGACCGTTCCCGGCGTGAGGACGACCGCTACCTGTTATTGGAAGCGCTGCTTTCTGCGCGGGAGAAGCTTTATATCAGTTGGGTCGGCCGCAGTATCCGTGACAACAGCGAGCGGCCTGCATCCGTATTGATCGGCCAGTTGCGTGACCATCTCGCCAGCGGCTGGCGATTGCCAGATGGCAATAGCGATGGCGAGCTTCTCGAAGCACTGACCCAAGAACATCCTTTACAACCGTTCAGCGCCCGTTACTTTTATCAGGGCGATGATCTGTTCAGCTATGCCAGCGAATGGCGCGCGCTTCACCATAGCCACGACCAGGTCGCCACGCCTCCAATGTTGGCCCCCTACGTCCAGGAAGAACCCTTGGCCCTTGGTCAGTTGCAGGACTTCCTACGCAACCCTGTCCGTCATTTCTTCAGTCAGCGGCTCAAGGTGTTTTTCGAGACCTTTGAAGCTCCGCTGGCCAATGACGAACCCTTCGTCCTCGATGCCCTGCAGCGCTACAGCTTGAGTGACAGCCTGCTCGAGGCTGCTCTCGTTCGCCTCGATCAACCGGATCTGGCCTTGGAGGCTCATGCCCGGAGGTTACAGAACAGCGGCCTGTTACCCATGGCTGGTTTTGGTGAATGCATGCAGCGTGAGTTGGTAGAGCCGCTGCCTGACCTGCTCCAGCGTTACCAGCAGCTCCTGGCGTTATGGCCAACCCCGCTGACAAGCGCGTTGCCTGTCAGCCTGCAACTGAACGATGTCAGCGTAGAAGGTTGGCTCAGCGGCTTGCACCAGCGATCCGATGGTGAAGTCCTGGCCATTACCGCGATCCCGAACAGCATTGGCTCTACCAAGACCCGCAAATGGCATCGCCTGATACGCCCCTGGGTCAACCATCTCGTAGCCTGCGCCAGCGGACTTTCGATGACGACGGCATTGGTCGCCAGCGACGATAGTTTACTACTGGAGCCTTTTGAGGAGCCGGTTGCGCGAAAGCTGCTCGGCGATCTGTTGCAAGCCTGGCAGAGCGGTATGCGCCAGCCTTTACCGATAGCGGTGAAGACGGCTTTCGCCTGGCTCGGCCAGGGCGACCTGGACAAAGCCGAGGCGGCGGCTCGAAAAGCCTATGAAGGCGACGGGTTGACGTTCGAAGGTGAGCGACGCGAAAGCCCGGCGCTAGCTCGACAATATGCCGACTTCGATGCCTTGGTGGCTGACGAAACATTTCCCGATTGGTGCGATGCGCTTTACCGACCGCTAATCGAAGCCCCGTGGCGTTCATTGACCGCCGAGGAAGGACGTCCATGA